The proteins below are encoded in one region of Malaclemys terrapin pileata isolate rMalTer1 chromosome 20, rMalTer1.hap1, whole genome shotgun sequence:
- the LOC128826355 gene encoding butyrophilin subfamily 1 member A1-like, protein MSCLFFFAEKLKEEKERQEGFPEAAKLKEEKDEMKKECDWRRARNNSDDITLHGVTAHPNISIADNKKSFTHEAQPQQVPPNPERFDSTVCVLGSEGFSSGKHYWEVEFVSSTDWDLGVARKSIQRKGKLSLSPKEGFCALGLNGRDYWAKTDPWTRVIVQKKSKKIGVYLSYQEGKVTFFSVTDTSVLFTFNDFSFSGEVYPFFKNSHKETKMRICSIKEE, encoded by the exons AAAGGCAAGAAGGGTTTCCTGAAGCAG CCAAACTCAAGGAGGAAAAGG atgaaATGAAGAAGGAATGCG actggagaagggctcGGAACAATTCAG ATGACATCACTCTTCATGGAGTCACGGCCCACCCCAACATTTCCATTGCTGACAATAAGAAGAGTTTTACACATGAAGCCCAACCTCAACAAGTTCCACCAAATCCAGAGAGGTTTGATTCGACCGTTTGTGTGTTGGGCTCTGAAGGATTCTCCTCTGGAAAGCACTACTGGGAGGTGGAGTTTGTGAGCAGCACTGACTGGGACCTGGGGGTGGCCAGAAAATCAAtacagagaaaaggaaaactttCCCTGTCCCCTAAAGAGGGATTTTGTGCTCTGGGTCTGAATGGGAGAGATTACTGGGCAAAAACAGACCCATGGACACGGGTCATAGTGCAGAAAAAGTCCAAGAAAATCGGAGTTTATCTTAGTTACCAAGAGGGGAAGGTGACTTTTTTCAGTGTAACTGACACGTCTGTGTTGTTCACATTTAATGATTTTTCATTCTCAGGAGAGGTTTATCCGTTCTTTAAAAATtcacacaaagaaacaaaaatgagaaTTTGTTCAATTAAAGAGGAATAA